The following proteins come from a genomic window of Synechococcus sp. BIOS-E4-1:
- the murA gene encoding UDP-N-acetylglucosamine 1-carboxyvinyltransferase, with amino-acid sequence MTAAAPASQDILKPHLEIQGGNKLHGELRVSGAKNSALVLMTAALLTEDTLSLSNVPPLTDIDGMESILVSMGVKVRRSSETIHLQASDLTSAEPPYELVNGLRASFFAIGSILARMGHAKVPLPGGCRIGARPVVEHIRGLKALGAVVTVEHGVVSATVPGERKRLKGASIVLDCPSVGATETILMAASLAEGTSVIENAAQEPEVQDLANLLNAMGARISGAGGPSITVEGVERLHGCDYTVIPDRIEAGTFLLAAAITRSTLRVAPVVPDHLSSVLQKLRDCGCALEIDGDGIVITPGSIKGIDITTQPFPGFPTDLQAPFMALLATAQGTSVITEKIYENRMQHVAELQRMGAAIRVQGNAAVVEGVSSLSAAPVNGTDLRASAAMVLAGLVAQGRTQVSGLNHLDRGYAGIEAKLTASGAKLERHCP; translated from the coding sequence ATGACAGCCGCGGCGCCCGCGTCTCAAGACATTCTCAAGCCACATCTTGAGATCCAAGGCGGGAACAAACTTCACGGCGAGCTGCGTGTAAGCGGTGCCAAGAATTCCGCTCTGGTGTTGATGACAGCTGCCCTGCTGACGGAAGACACGCTCTCCCTCAGCAACGTGCCTCCGCTAACCGACATCGACGGAATGGAGAGCATCCTGGTCTCAATGGGAGTGAAGGTACGGCGCAGCAGCGAAACCATCCACCTTCAGGCTTCCGATCTCACCAGCGCCGAACCTCCCTATGAACTTGTCAACGGGCTGCGAGCCAGCTTTTTCGCGATTGGTTCAATCCTCGCTCGCATGGGCCACGCCAAAGTTCCCCTGCCAGGCGGATGTCGCATCGGCGCCCGACCTGTGGTCGAGCACATCCGCGGACTGAAAGCGCTCGGCGCTGTGGTGACCGTTGAGCATGGCGTGGTCTCTGCCACGGTCCCAGGCGAACGAAAACGTCTGAAGGGCGCCTCAATTGTTCTCGACTGCCCGAGCGTCGGCGCCACCGAAACCATTTTGATGGCGGCAAGCCTGGCGGAAGGCACCAGCGTGATCGAAAACGCAGCACAGGAGCCTGAGGTTCAAGACCTGGCCAACCTCCTGAATGCCATGGGAGCTCGCATCAGCGGAGCCGGCGGACCATCGATCACGGTTGAAGGGGTGGAACGGCTGCATGGTTGTGACTACACGGTGATCCCCGACAGGATCGAAGCAGGCACGTTCCTGCTCGCTGCCGCAATCACCCGCTCAACCCTGCGTGTGGCCCCGGTGGTTCCCGATCACCTCAGTTCCGTGCTCCAGAAACTGCGCGACTGTGGCTGCGCTCTCGAGATTGATGGTGATGGCATCGTGATCACACCGGGCTCCATCAAAGGTATCGACATCACCACACAGCCTTTCCCCGGGTTCCCAACCGATCTGCAGGCACCGTTCATGGCCTTGCTGGCGACAGCCCAAGGCACCAGCGTGATCACTGAAAAAATCTACGAAAACCGTATGCAGCACGTTGCGGAGCTGCAGCGCATGGGTGCAGCCATTCGAGTTCAGGGCAATGCGGCTGTCGTCGAAGGTGTTTCCTCCCTCAGCGCAGCGCCTGTCAACGGAACTGATCTGCGCGCCTCAGCCGCCATGGTGCTTGCAGGCCTGGTGGCACAGGGCAGAACGCAAGTGAGCGGCCTGAACCACCTCGATCGTGGCTACGCCGGAATTGAAGCGAAACTCACGGCCAGCGGTGCGAAGCTGGAACGTCACTGTCCCTGA
- a CDS encoding aspartate aminotransferase family protein, protein MVEPEPVPSSDAVMGTYNRFALSLQRGKGCWVWDERSRRHLDAVAGIATCTLGHSNRAMRKALTGQLRKLQHVSNLYRIPEQEALAKWLVNNSCADSVFFCNSGAEANEAAIKLARKHGHLRRGIERPVIITASASFHGRTLAAVSATGQPRYHQGFEPMVEGFEFFRYNDLADFEQLLERLEQNGPRVAAVLIEPLQGEGGVNPSDPSVMQAIREHCDQRNILLIFDEVQVGMGRTGTLWGYEQLGVQPDALTLAKGLGGGHAVGALMVRHNADVFEPGDHASTFGGNPFACQACLTVASEIEKRNLLRNVRERGAQLRAGLNRLVQHFPDFLEGSRGWGLLQGLVLKQDCGITAMDVVKAALEEQLLVVPAGAQVVRMVPALVINAREIQALLTRLERALNRVS, encoded by the coding sequence ATGGTGGAGCCAGAGCCAGTGCCCTCGTCCGACGCGGTGATGGGCACCTACAACCGCTTCGCGCTCTCCCTCCAACGCGGCAAAGGTTGTTGGGTCTGGGATGAGAGAAGCCGTCGCCATCTGGATGCCGTTGCCGGCATCGCCACCTGCACGCTGGGGCACAGCAACAGAGCGATGCGCAAGGCTCTCACCGGGCAGCTGCGCAAGCTTCAGCATGTGTCCAATCTCTATCGAATTCCGGAACAAGAAGCGCTGGCGAAGTGGCTGGTCAACAACAGCTGCGCAGACAGTGTGTTCTTCTGCAATTCCGGAGCTGAAGCCAACGAAGCTGCGATCAAACTGGCCCGGAAACATGGTCATCTGCGGCGTGGCATTGAACGCCCCGTGATCATCACTGCCTCGGCCAGCTTCCATGGACGCACGCTGGCAGCGGTAAGCGCCACTGGACAACCCAGATACCACCAGGGATTTGAACCCATGGTGGAAGGCTTCGAATTCTTCCGATACAACGATCTCGCGGATTTCGAACAGCTGCTCGAGCGACTGGAGCAAAACGGTCCACGGGTGGCCGCAGTGCTGATCGAGCCTCTTCAGGGCGAAGGAGGCGTGAATCCCAGTGATCCCAGCGTGATGCAGGCGATCCGCGAGCACTGCGATCAACGCAACATCCTGCTGATCTTCGATGAAGTGCAAGTGGGGATGGGCCGCACCGGCACGCTCTGGGGTTACGAGCAGCTCGGGGTTCAACCCGATGCTCTCACCCTTGCCAAAGGCCTAGGCGGCGGACACGCCGTCGGTGCACTGATGGTGCGACACAACGCTGATGTGTTCGAACCTGGCGACCACGCAAGCACCTTCGGCGGCAACCCTTTCGCTTGTCAGGCCTGTCTGACAGTGGCGAGCGAAATTGAGAAGCGCAATCTGCTGCGCAATGTGCGCGAGCGGGGCGCCCAGCTGCGTGCAGGACTCAACAGGCTTGTGCAACATTTCCCTGATTTTTTAGAGGGGTCACGTGGATGGGGGCTCCTTCAGGGCCTGGTCCTCAAGCAGGACTGCGGGATCACGGCGATGGACGTGGTGAAAGCCGCTCTGGAGGAACAGCTGCTGGTGGTGCCCGCTGGTGCTCAGGTGGTGCGCATGGTGCCCGCTCTGGTGATTAATGCGCGAGAAATCCAGGCTCTGCTCACGCGGCTGGAACGAGCCCTGAACCGCGTGAGCTGA